In the Caenorhabditis elegans chromosome X genome, one interval contains:
- the lgc-53 gene encoding Neur_chan_memb domain-containing protein (Confirmed by transcript evidence), whose amino-acid sequence MIISYLARIVLLLPELSSGDTDRLAEIAANQEHSIQLDQMPPDRTFHYPNIPSSQHDRRREGGKRKKFRKERLDEPCTAINETLRKNLLQELFDDSYDKNNLPSANSTEVIVELTVQSITEISEFSSSFKADVWFSQIWRDPRLDFSDRNYCLKNISLASHKLPTMWSPNVCFVNSKKVEIHASPSQNILLLIFPNGTVWLNFRVSLTGPCKLDLTYFPMDRQSCNLVFESYSYNTAEVRIVWRDWDAVTIPDPDSKNLPDFELVNIEHMNATLVYTAGLWDQLEVKFTFRRLYGYYVLQAYMPTYLSVFISWIAFWIDTKALPARITLGVSSLMALTFQFGNIVKNLPRVSYVKALDIWMFGCVGFIFLSLVELAVVGFADKLEAKRRRHNRCKEQLMMRSDSEQQWLSRLSGQRPQVSETNSDATHTIQINDGNGNVRRRKSEEKRQKLLLQMESPMFVNGEKIDEISAKLFPLLFTAFNIFYWFYYIGMSGGFF is encoded by the exons ATGATCATATCATACCTGGCTCGGATTGTACTCCTGCTCCCCGAGCTCTCATCAGGAGACACTGATCGTCTAGCCGAGATAGCGGCAAATCAG gaGCACTCGATTCAGCTGGATCAAATGCCACCAGACCGAACGTTCCACTACCCAAACATCCCATCTTCTCAACATGATCGGCGGAGGGAAGGCGGAAAACGTAAAAAGTTCCGAAAAGAGCGACTCGACGAGCCATGCACAGCTATTAATGAAACATTGCGGAAAAATTTGCTACAG GAACTCTTCGACGACTCGTACGACAAAAATAACCTGCCCAGTGCAAATTCTACAGAG gTGATTGTCGAACTAACTGTCCAGTCGATCACAGAAATCAGCGAGTTCTCGTCAAGTTTCAAAGCGGACGTCTGGTTCTCGCAAATCTGGCGTGATCCCCGTTTAGACTTTTCCGATCGCAACTATTGTCTCAAGAACATTTCACTCGCATCGCACAAATTGCCAACTATGTGGTCGCCGAACGTATGCTTTGTGAATAGCAAAAAA gtcGAAATCCACGCGTCACCTTCTCAAAACATTCTTCTCTTGATATTTCCAAATGGTACGGTATGGCTGAACTTTCGAGTATCACTAACAGGTCCTTGCAAGCTAGACCTTACCTATTTCCCAATGGATCGACAATCGTGCAATCTCGTTTTTGAG AGCTATTCCTACAACACAGCAGAAGTGCGAATTGTGTGGAGGGACTGGGATGCCGTGACGATACCTGACCCAGATTCCAAGAACCTTCCAGATTTTGAACTAGTAAATATAGA ACATATGAATGCAACACTAGTATATACAGCCGGACTTTGGGATCAGCTTGAAGTAAAGTTCACGTTTCGACGATTATACGGGTATTATGTGCTTCAG gcGTATATGCCGACATATCTATCGGTTTTCATATCATGGATTGCTTTTTGGATTGACACCAAg gcgcTTCCTGCTCGAATAACCCTTGGCGTATCTTCTCTCATGGCTCTTACTTTCCAATTTGGTAATATTGTGAAAAACCTACCACGTGTCAGTTACGTGAAAGCTCTCGATATCTGGATGTTCGGATGCGTGGGCTTCATTTTCTTATCCCTAGTCGAG ctcGCTGTTGTAGGATTTGCTGACAAATTGGAGGCGAAACGGAGAAGACATAATAG aTGCAAAGAGCAATTGATGATGAGAAGCGATTCAGAGCAGCAATGGCTTTCAAGGTTGTCCGGGCAACGACCTCAAGTCTCAGAAACCAATTCAG ATGCTACCCACACGATTCAAATTAACGATGGGAATGGGAACGTGAGGCggagaaaaagtgaagaaaaacgGCAGAAACTTCTGCTCCAAATGGAAAGCCCTATGTTTGTTAATGGGGAAAAAATTGACGAG ATCTCAGCAAAGCTGTTTCCACTTTTATTCACGgcattcaatattttctactGGTTCTACTACATTGGCATGTCAGGAggatttttctaa
- the lgc-53 gene encoding Neur_chan_memb domain-containing protein (Confirmed by transcript evidence) — MDRQSCNLVFESYSYNTAEVRIVWRDWDAVTIPDPDSKNLPDFELVNIEHMNATLVYTAGLWDQLEVKFTFRRLYGYYVLQAYMPTYLSVFISWIAFWIDTKALPARITLGVSSLMALTFQFGNIVKNLPRVSYVKALDIWMFGCVGFIFLSLVELAVVGFADKLEAKRRRHNRCKEQLMMRSDSEQQWLSRLSGQRPQVSETNSDATHTIQINDGNGNVRRRKSEEKRQKLLLQMESPMFVNGEKIDEISAKLFPLLFTAFNIFYWFYYIGMSGGFF; from the exons ATGGATCGACAATCGTGCAATCTCGTTTTTGAG AGCTATTCCTACAACACAGCAGAAGTGCGAATTGTGTGGAGGGACTGGGATGCCGTGACGATACCTGACCCAGATTCCAAGAACCTTCCAGATTTTGAACTAGTAAATATAGA ACATATGAATGCAACACTAGTATATACAGCCGGACTTTGGGATCAGCTTGAAGTAAAGTTCACGTTTCGACGATTATACGGGTATTATGTGCTTCAG gcGTATATGCCGACATATCTATCGGTTTTCATATCATGGATTGCTTTTTGGATTGACACCAAg gcgcTTCCTGCTCGAATAACCCTTGGCGTATCTTCTCTCATGGCTCTTACTTTCCAATTTGGTAATATTGTGAAAAACCTACCACGTGTCAGTTACGTGAAAGCTCTCGATATCTGGATGTTCGGATGCGTGGGCTTCATTTTCTTATCCCTAGTCGAG ctcGCTGTTGTAGGATTTGCTGACAAATTGGAGGCGAAACGGAGAAGACATAATAG aTGCAAAGAGCAATTGATGATGAGAAGCGATTCAGAGCAGCAATGGCTTTCAAGGTTGTCCGGGCAACGACCTCAAGTCTCAGAAACCAATTCAG ATGCTACCCACACGATTCAAATTAACGATGGGAATGGGAACGTGAGGCggagaaaaagtgaagaaaaacgGCAGAAACTTCTGCTCCAAATGGAAAGCCCTATGTTTGTTAATGGGGAAAAAATTGACGAG ATCTCAGCAAAGCTGTTTCCACTTTTATTCACGgcattcaatattttctactGGTTCTACTACATTGGCATGTCAGGAggatttttctaa